Genomic DNA from Hordeum vulgare subsp. vulgare chromosome 2H, MorexV3_pseudomolecules_assembly, whole genome shotgun sequence:
ggtgaagtttgtgaacgaactccttaagaaatatTTTCCATAACTTTCCTACGAAAGGTTACTTGGAAGGGGCTAGTCGCCACGAGCGTTTCGAGTACTTGCTGAGGAAAAACATACTCCGTACGACTCATAACTCGCTGTATTAGTTGACaatgctcaaaactaattgagaaccaAGTATACAGAGCAGTTCTTTTCTTGTTGGATCTGATTTTTTCCATTACCTTTCACTAAAAGTATCCACATGAGATGCATTTGGGCCTAGGGATACGCAAGGTACCACAGTTATGATGATGTActaggcacaagctgggacttggtttaTGTTTTGTGAACGcgttcgtcgagtgttcattaagaaagttccagtGAAATTCGTGAACGAATTCCTTCATaaaagttttccataagtttcctacaaaAGGTTCATTCTAAATGGTTGTTCTACACGAGagtttcgagtactcgttgagaaaAAATGGGCTCTATATTATtctgatatctctgtattagttgacgttgctcaaaactaattcagaaccAAGTAAGTTTCCTACAAAAGGTTTCAAATACAATAATATATCACACTAAAAGAGAAAAAACCAGGCTGCTATGCAATATATTGGTGGTATGGGTTTTTCCTGATGGAAATGCCAAAAGCACCAgcatcctcttttctttctccgGATGTTGGCCTGTAGGCTTATTTGGGAGAATAGGGGCCCAGCCCAACatcgacagagagagagagagagaggaaaaagggCCCAACCCAGCGCaccgatagagagagagagagagaggaaaatggcCTAGCCTAGCGCACCGACAAAGAGAGGGAGGATAAGGGAGAGCAAGACGCGATGGTTTCCCATCGGCGCCGCTATTCCCGTTTCCCCGTCTCGATCTAGAGCCAGACCGACACCATCTTTCTTCTCTTGCTTCCCCTTCTTCACTCGATCTAGTGCAGGGCACCTCCCCTCGCCTGCTCTCCAATCCCCTCCCCTTGGCGGCCAGCCTCTCCTTCTACTGCATCCCGCGCCGCCTGGTTCCTGCCGCTGCTGCTCTCCCCGAGGGCGCCGGCGAGGCAGAGGGCCGCCGGTGACCATGCGCCCCGGAGTGCGACTTGGTTTTGAGCCATGGTTGCGGCAAACTGCCACAGGATCCGGCAAGCTTCTAGTGGAGGTGtgcgaggaaagggtggtgctggCGGTGTGGACGAGGAGTCATGCCCTTCCATCTCTTCCTCTCCCACCTTGGCCTCCATGTTCAGATCCGGGACGGTGGAGTTGCCATGGAGTTCTTCTGCATACGGCGTCGGGGACGGGAGCTCCGGGATGGGACTATATCCCGGAGGGAAGAAGTGCTCCGGCAGTTCGTACGACAGCGTCGGTGACGGCAGCCGCAGTGGTGCGCCCGTACATGCCGGGCATGGGTGATGCTGCAGGCAGTACGGGGACAGTGGTGGTGGGGCGAGCCATGGGAGCATCTCCTCTTCTCCGAGGAACGGCGTTGATGGCCCTGCAGCCAACCATTCCATCGGAGGGATGCGGAAGGCGGTTGGTGGAGTTGCTGGTCCCGTCTCATTGGCGGCGGCCGGCGTCGAAGGTCCGCCCTGGTGCACGAAGTGGTTGCCATGGCTTGCATCCCCACGACGACGGTTCTTCCCGGCGAAAAAGCGGCGTCGAGGGCCACTTGTTACACCAAGTCCATGACGGCGACGGGCGGCGTGGTTGTTCTGAGCGTGAGGAAAGCGACGGCGATGGGTTTCCCGCCGGATGAAGCGAGCGAAGGCAAAGGCAAGGGATGACAAGTCTTCTTCCTGCCATGATCTCAcctctttcttctttctttgtGATGCCTTTTTCTTTTCGTTGCTGGCAAAGTAGTGCTTGATAACGTGTTTAAGAATGAAAGCAAAAGTGTTGTGCGAATCATCTTTCTGTCATTGATCTGAAATATATATACAAGAATTTGGGATGTGAGTAAAAGGCGTCTGTACAAAAGGCGCCCGTACTGACGGATGCGTCCGTATGACGCTTAGACTAATAACGGACTAATCACGTCCTAATGACGGTTCGCTAATGAAGGTACAGATTTAGCTGGTTCTTAACAAAGAAGACATTGGAGGCACCAAAACTTTTGGACTTCTCAGTGTGTTCTAATCATAAAACTGAATGGGTTATTTTTATTTGAAAAACATGTGTAGGAATGCTGATGTGGCATATTTGGTGAGTTGGAAGGCTGCATGTTGAGACAATTGGTGGATGGTTACAAGATGATGCGGACATGTTGTATGTTTAGGTAGACTAGTAAcactgcacgtgcaacgcacgtgtaATCATAAGTTTAATGTTTTGATTATCCAAATTGATTTGTCTATCACAATGGTTGCCACAATAACATGTCAGGTTTTTATAACATTTGGTCTAAACTGAAATTTATAACAATCTAAAAGGAATTTCTGTTTAGCAAACGCCCTTCCCTGTAGCTAGATGTTTTCCAGCCCTTCTCTAAGCCATTACAAGAAGCTGGTAATATATCGAGAGGAAAACTAAGCAAATGCCAAGAACCGATGGTTTAGTTCGCTTTGCTGAGCCCAAAAATATAATCTTGAACCAATCAGGAAGGGAACATGTCCCGGACCCTTTCAACGCCTGACATCAGCTTGCAAACCCTAACCAGCAGCCCACCCTAAGCCGCCAAGGGAAGCAGAACAGAGCAAATCGCCAACTACATCCGGCGCCCGGAAATCCAGAGTTTGATTGCTGGAAATCGTTTTCAGTAACACCCACGTCGCCAGCAGGGAAGTTTACATTAGACATATCCCCTGACTGGGCAAGTCCTGCTAATTGATCATAGAGCTCAGCAGTATTCATCTTAAAAGCTTGAGCCTCAAGCTCAGACATTGGAGGGAGACCAGAATTCTGTGGCAAAGCTATGTCATGGTTGGGAGAATCATTAAAAAACATTGCCAGTTCTTCCAACCAAATTCCATCAATTTCAGGAGGCGCATTATTGTCCTCATTAGAACAGATATTAACATGTTCAGAAAATTGAACAGACTGCTGAGGCGCGAATGGTTCCTGAATAACTGCAGTAGCCAAGGCAGAACTTTCGACTTGTGGATCCTCTACACCGGACGAGGGTGCAAAAGAGAAGATAGAACTTCCAACATCCAAATTCTCCCATTCATTTTCATCAAAAGGAGCCCCATATTGCTCACCAATCCTTGGGCCAAGCCCACTCTTTTTAAATATATTGCAGAGCACATAAGCATCCTTTGAGAAACCAGCAACATCCAaagtttcatcttccattttgtaTTCATACATCACCCAATCTGTCATGTTGCCTTTGGGTGCCTTGCCTTCATGAAAAATCAATGTCTTCTTCAACCCAACAATGCGAGAGTTCAGCTTAATTGTTCTGTCTTTTCCACTTGTTTTCCAATAACCATTTGGTGTGGCACGGTTCGTCCTAGACCCTTTAGGATATTTTTTGTCACGGGGGCAAAAGAAGAACCACTCAAGATCTTTGCTCTGGAGACAGGATTTATCAGGAAGGTCCCAAGGAGCAAATTTGTACAGCTCAACCTCTGAGATAGCTTCAACAAAAAGTTTCTTCCCCATAATCTTCCTTTTCAAGTAGTAAGAAACAAGCTCAACATCTGTTGGATGGAAACGAAAGCCAGGTGGCAGGCAAGTTTGAGCCATCACTGCAGTGGGTGTCTTGTGCTCAGTATCAACAGAAGAACACAAGAGGTGAAACACAACCAGAATTGCTTCACCAGATTATGCAATTAACAATACCAGTAAATCAGGAAAATATCAAGTTTGGCCAGAAAGTTGAATGCTTCGGTCCTCAAAAGACAGAATTCAAGGCCACAGGTCAACCAAACTTAAGGAGAGAGGAGCTCTCAAGAGAGCAAACAAGAACCAGAGAAGAGAGCTTCAGAAGATTGCAGTGTGAGCAGAGTAGGAGAGCTCACGTTATGAAAACTATTCTGAAGGGAGGATCAATCAAAAGATTGATGAGATTAGACCAGAGGAGAGAATGGTCCAACCGAAAGCTGGAGGAGACGCAACTGATGGGAAACCAGGCTTGGCAAGACTCAAAGATGCATGCTATCAATCTTTATTTTCAACCCCTGAAATGAAGATGCATGCTATCAATCTTTATTTTCAAATATATGTGATTGACTAAGAATATTCTCCAAATAAAATCGATGAGAGCTAATTAAACAGCATACATGTCCACGTATACCAGTGGCAAATGTTGTATAGCTCACACTGCAATTGAGCCTACCAGTGTCACTGTACAACATTGCTTTCTTGCTCTCCCTTGGGCCAAACCTGCAAACATGATAAATAAATAAGCATTACTGAGCAATGAATCAATAAGATAGGTCCAACAAAACTGTACAATCTAATACATTGAATTCACTGCAAATCTAGGAAGCACATGTTGAAGTTGAAGGACTACAAAGTTCATGATATCTTTGTGAATTTAAGATTTTACCCATTGAGAAAGATTTAGCCATGTAGTCAGAACTCCGGAGTGATAACTGATAAGAGCACAAGATCTTAAAATACTCACATGTCTTTGCACACTCAAAATGATAGGAAATACATGGATTCAAGATGAACATGAAATGTTCTTAGTACCTTAACAAAGTATAAGCATTTTCGAGTCGAAACAAAGAACTTGTAAATAAATATCAGTTGACCATAACTTGGTGATATTTGATTCCATCAACAATCAGATAACTACTTAAATTGTCAAATCTGGAATAACTTCCAAGGATGGATTTGGCATACCTCTAAATTTATGTTGAAATAGAAAACTGAAGTAACAGAAGACATATTTTCTCTAGAataaaatataagacatttctTTCACACTTGCGATCAAAACCATACAACATACATAcaataagaaaaatataaatgCTGTTAAACTTACACTAACACAATGACCTTTGTCTTCCCAAATTCTGCATAAGCAGACCCTGACGCAGCAGTAGTTGGCCCTGTTTGCATAACTGCAACATACAATAAGCCATATGTTCTGGTAAGGGTTAtgaaaagagagagggagaggttctAAAGCAAAGTTTCAGATAATATACCAAAGAAATGTGTGCAAGCATGTTATATATCATGATAATACATACAAAAAAATTGTGTTCTGCCCTGAAAATTGCACAGTGCTTTACTACAGGCAGACTGGTTTAGCATCATTCATAAAAACTTCTACAGTAGCAGCATCTAATAGCATGTAGTATATGTTAACATCATCATTCGTCCATCTAACATCATACAGAAAGACATCTATCCATACATCTAATAGCATATACGTAGTAGGCATCTAGTAGCAGCATCTAACATCATGATTCATCCATCTAACAGCATACAGAAATCCATCTATATATCCATCTAACAACATAGAGAAGGCatcaatccatccatccatctagcaAATTAGCGTACAAAAAAAAGAGGAACAGAGGGATGCTCACCGTAGGCTGTAGGAAAGGAGAGCACCGGCGTTTGTGTCCAGAAGAGGCCGAGGGATGGCCGGCGGCGTCGATATCcagaggaggaagggggaggcggcgggagGCAGCAGCAGGGGAGAGGATGGGTCCGGCGCCTAGTACTGGGCCGGTGAGGCGGGTCCGGCGGCGGCGCACATGCCTTGTTTCTGTCAggtaggcggcggcggcggcggcagtggccCCTCCAACACCAGCAAACGCAGCCACGGccacaccagcagcagcagcaccatgaAGGCGGATGGGGAGATCCTTCTGTATCGATCGGGATGAGAAACATGAGTGGAGTTGCAGATTTGAGTGAAACAACGGGGAGAGCTCGGAGACGGGTCCTCACCCAAAGCCGGAAGTCGCGTCCGCTTGCTCCCGGACACACGGCGATGGCGGTGGCGGCGGAAGCGGAAGCGGGAGGCGAGGCGGAGGAGCAGTGTGGGATTTGAAACGGCGGAGGCGGCGGGGCAGTTCGGGAGCGGTTCCAGAAACATGGACGTGGGGTGGGATTAGTGAGCGATGGAATTAGCGTGCTTGGTTTCGCTAACGAAAACTGTGTACTTTCGTTAACGACATGTTTAGACCGTTGATTGAGTGATTAGACGGCTCAGATGATAAGTTGGATCTGTTCTATCGTGCTTTTATTAGTAGAGATAAGGTAGTGAAGATGTTGTGAGAAGAAGAAAATGGGTCGTCCGTGCTCTCGCTCTCGCGACCGCCGCACCCCCGCCACCGTACAGCCCCTCCcggcggccgccgcttcggcaccGCTGGCCATCCTCGGCTCGCCCCCCCGCTCCTAGTCCACGTCCCATCGAAGCTGCTGTGGGGCTTCCCCTCCCCCTTCTTCTGGGCGGCGGCCCCTCGCGCCAGATCGGGATCTGGATCGGGACCTGCCACTCCTTCCTTTCCCCGCCTCGCCGGCCGCCGTGCGCCTCGCGTGGGGTGTTAGTCGTTCCGAAAACACCACCAGAGTTACTCTGTGTCGCTCCTGGGCTGGCCGTCCCCCTCTTCAATGCTGCTACGACTGCCAGCGGTCGGGGCGCGCACATTAACACGGGCAGCTGGGCGCAGGTCGTCTAGGGCGAGGGCGGCCCTGGTCAGGCCGCACATTCATCTCACGTGGCACCTGCGAATCTAGGGGCTGCACTCGTACAACCATGGGTCACCGTTGTGTCCCGTCGACCGCGCCGCGCGGCTTTGCTTGCAGCTCCATTGAAGTCTCCATTCAAGCCCCGTGTGCCAATGCCTAACTGGATCAAAAtcatgtgcttccgctgtcttaaGCCCCGCCATCGCCAAGACAAGTGCCCAAACTAGATCGTCTACCGCCTCTAGTTCTGCACCAGGCCACCGCGTGAAGTTCTGCACCAACAAGCCGGCTCCACACCTCCGACCAGGCGCTCCGTCTGCGGGCGTGTGGTCAGGACGCCCCTTACCCCCCTCCAGGCCCGTCTGGCAGGCGCATCTCCTCACGGCCATGGCCTGCTCTGGCGACCCCTCGCAGCGGCCTGCGAAGGTCTTCACCGTTATCCATGGAACACCAACCATCCAACAGGAGGCTGCGCTGCTGGGCTCGAACGCCATGGTGGCGTGGCTGGACAGGGACCGGCGGGCAAGCACCAAGGACATCGCCGTCGCCATCGCCTCCGAGCTCGGTGCTCTGGTGGATGATGTATCCGCCATCAAGCACTTCCCGAAGGCCTACGTCGTTCGGTTCTTCCACCAGCACCACTGTGTACTCGCGTCGGGCCGACGAGAGCTGCCGTTGAGTGGGACGAAGCTGCAGCTGCGGCCTTGGCGGTTGGAGGACCACTCCAAGAGCGTCAACCTCATCCATCATGTCAGGTTGTGCCTGGACAGACTTCCACTACAGGTGTGGGATGACTATGCCGTCACCCAGGCCATCGGACCGGTCTGCTCTATCGACTACATCGAGACGGCCTCC
This window encodes:
- the LOC123425858 gene encoding NAC domain-containing protein 82-like isoform X1, whose translation is MAQTCLPPGFRFHPTDVELVSYYLKRKIMGKKLFVEAISEVELYKFAPWDLPDKSCLQSKDLEWFFFCPRDKKYPKGSRTNRATPNGYWKTSGKDRTIKLNSRIVGLKKTLIFHEGKAPKGNMTDWVMYEYKMEDETLDVAGFSKDAYVLCNIFKKSGLGPRIGEQYGAPFDENEWENLDVGSSIFSFAPSSGVEDPQVESSALATAVIQEPFAPQQSVQFSEHVNICSNEDNNAPPEIDGIWLEELAMFFNDSPNHDIALPQNSGLPPMSELEAQAFKMNTAELYDQLAGLAQSGDMSNVNFPAGDVGVTENDFQQSNSGFPGAGCSWRFALFCFPWRLRVGCWLGFAS
- the LOC123425858 gene encoding uncharacterized protein LOC123425858 isoform X2; translated protein: MFLEPLPNCPAASAVSNPTLLLRLASRFRFRRHRHRRVSGSKRTRLPALEGSPHPPSWCCCCWCGRGCVCWCWRGHCRRRRRLPDRNKACAPPPDPPHRPSTRRRTHPLPCCCLPPPPPSSSGYRRRRPSLGLFWTQTPVLSFPTAYVMQTGPTTAASGSAYAEFGKTKVIVLVFGPRESKKAMLYSDTGRLNCSVSYTTFATGIRGHVCCLISSHRFYLENILSQSHIFENKD
- the LOC123425858 gene encoding uncharacterized protein LOC123425858 isoform X3 — its product is MFLEPLPNCPAASAVSNPTLLLRLASRFRFRRHRHRRVSGSKRTRLPALEGSPHPPSWCCCCWCGRGCVCWCWRGHCRRRRRLPDRNKACAPPPDPPHRPSTRRRTHPLPCCCLPPPPPSSSGYRRRRPSLGLFWTQTPVLSFPTAYVMQTGPTTAASGSAYAEFGKTKVIVLVFGPRESKKAMLYSDTGRLNCSVSYTTFATGIRGHGLKIKIDSMHL